Proteins encoded within one genomic window of Agelaius phoeniceus isolate bAgePho1 chromosome Z, bAgePho1.hap1, whole genome shotgun sequence:
- the NUDT2 gene encoding bis(5'-nucleosyl)-tetraphosphatase [asymmetrical], producing MAVRACGLIIFRRLQPAPSSKVTDSIEYLLLQTSYGSHHWTPPKGHVDPGEDDLQTAFRETQEEAGLQASQLTLIEGYKKELHYPVHGKPKTVVYWLAEMKDCNTEIKLSEEHQAFQWLKLEDACKFAEYEDMQAMLKEVHQFLCSRE from the exons atggCTGTGAGAGCTTGTGGCTTGATCATcttcaggaggctgcagccagcaccGTCCTCTAAGGTCACTGACAGCATTGAGTACCTCCTGCTGCAGACATCCTACGGGAGCCACCACTGGACCCCGCCCAAAG gccacgtggacCCTGGGGAGGATGACCTGCAGACAGCCTTCCGGGAAACACAGGAGGAGGCAGGTCTGCAGGCCAGCCAGCTCACCCTCATCGAGGGCTACAAGAAGGAGCTGCACTACCCTGTCCATGGCAAGCCCAAGACCGTCGTGTACTGGCTGGCAGAAATGAAGGACTGCAACACAGAAATCAAGCTGTCAGAGGAGCACCAAGCTTTCCAGTGGCTGAAGCTGGAGGATGCCTGCAAATTTGCAGAATATGAGGACATGCAAGCAATGCTGAAAGAAGTGCATCAGTTTCTGTGCTCCAGAGAATAA